The genomic segment GCTTAGTGAAAGGCATCCTTGTGTAGGGCAAAGAACTTGAAGACTCCTGCTATTAGGTGTCCAAAGACTATTGATGGAGATCTAAAATGCAAGTAGGTTTCAACAAGTTTTAGATTTGACACTACTTGCAAGGTACATGTTCCTGGTCCATATAATTCAGTGtcagatttgttttttttttaagtcacAAAATTTCTCGTATCATTTCATACCAAATTACGAATTATTGAGCTAAGAGGTAGTTACAACATAGAACCACTCATACATCTATTGATATAAGTAATAGTTTTTACATATGTTTAATGTCATCTTGTATAATTTTTGTTTCTATTACAACACACATGTACTAACTAGTAAGCATATAATTAGTGTAAATACGACGGATTTAGAGTCATCCACCGCCAAATTCATAATGACAGTGCAACATGTGCACTCGTGTTCGCGTGGAAACCATCCTCGGCTAAGTGCCAATAGCCAAGCAACCTTGGAACCTAGGTATTCCCTGTTTTTTCTGATGTTATCTCTCAGTTTTGATGCTTTCTACTGCATAAAAAATCCTGAGTACCAGCATGCTAAGGTAGCAAGCAGTAGAAGCAATTATTCTGAAGACAGGTAAGTTCCCAAATCCAAACCAAGAGCCCCGTTTGCTGATCAATCATCATGCACAGAGCTAAACACAATACCTAACGCATGCCACGCATTTTTGTTAGTCTTCCTTGATCCAGTTACGACTCAGCAATTGCAATTTACAGTGAGTAAACAAGAAGCATGCAAAGacacaaaagaagaaaaactgCATCATATCGAGGGAAAGCCGATGGCTCGTAATCTTGTTGGCACACAAATTCTCAACAGAAACCAGCACACACACCACATTAGGTTCTCACTTGTCAGCCTGGAAGTCGCCTACGTGCGTACAAATATCGGTAACAAAGCATGGACGCCCCTGGAACATACAAAAGGAGCTGATACCGTTGCCTAGCGCCCACAGAGGGTGTTGGATGGGCATATATACACGGTACTACAATCAAAACTTTGAACCTCACCCTGCTCCTTATTACCAAGGGATCCCTGTCCAAACTAGTCGCCAGTTACTGGCGGCGGATGTCACTTACCTATTCCTCTTCCCACCTGAACCTCCCGCGGCCTTCCTACCAGACCCAGACGCTCTTGGTCTGCCGACAGGCGCCTTCTTTGCACCGGAGCCATTCCCGTTGCTCTTCAGGTCCAGCTGGACTTGAATTCCTGGGAGGACAAGGTTACAACATGGTTACTCAAAGGTTCGGTGCAGCGTCCACAGAGGGATGGATAGGCCGGCAGTAAATGCCCAAGTATGAGAACCTTTCTTCTTATCACTCTGCAGGTCCAGCTTCGGCTTCAAGTCACCAGGCAGAAGTTCATCtgaaagaagataaaaaaacagCAGTGATTAAACAACAATTCCTATACTGCAAAGAGATTATTTTTTTGGATGCGAGTTCCTATAGCATGCTACTGAATAACACTACTAGTAGCACAACTAGCTATTCAGCGGCTATATGGCTTCTCTAAACGATTGAAGTACATATGTACGTGAAGATGGTATGGCACGACACAGTTGCCTCAACAGATTCATTTGATCCTAATACCCGACACATTACTCAAACACAAAGGCCTTAATCTGATTTATTGGTTTAATGGGAAAGGAACACATACCATTATTTTCAGTATCAGATAAATCCTCCTCATCAGCTTCAGGTGATGCTAATCCATTTTCTTCAGGCAGACTCTCTTCCACTGGCTCCAAGATTGCTGCCACCCGTTTCTTCAAAGGTTTTTTAATGCCTGGAATATTTATCAGATCTGCTGATCGAACAACACGAGAACTACTTCCTTGTTTGTATGCCTTTGTCAAGGCACTTTTAACAGCAGGTTGAATACCATCCATAGGATTTGGATGACCCTACAGAAAGAAAAGGTATTCAGAGCCACCATGACAGAATAAGTAAAACAAGTTGACTTGACTAGGGACCACCCAGCATGAATACTTCCAATACATTATTTTCAGCATTGCATTTAGCTAACAAGTAGATAGTACCCTGTTTTTGCTGTATTTCATATTTCCCTCTGCATTCTCCTTATTCTattccaagtttttttttttttttgctgttttCTTCTATTTCATATTCAAACTACCACATGCTTGCCAATTCCACATAAAAACTCTCATGAAATATTTAGGGTTCACATAACACGCTGACTCTATGGGAGCAAAGCGCACAGGATAAATACAATAGTTGAACAGGCTACCGTCTAGAACACGTTACTGAAACCAatttaaaaatgataaattGTCATCAGCGCAGTGGATCACACAGAATTACCGGCCAACTACCATCTAGAGTGAACATTGTCAATGCAAATGCAAACCTTGTAAACTTGTCACCATTAAAAGGAATGGTCAAATGAACATGACATTCGAAGGAATAAATACCAGACTGCTTTTAGAATAATTGCCAACCTTAAATTTGGATACTTCAACAATTGTGTCAAAGTCTTCCTGGCTTAAAGAGTAGGTGTCCATAAACTCCACCACTTTTTGAACAGCTTCATCCTGGATGTAATTGCAAATATAAGATTTCCAGTAGATTGctcaaataaaaatatctacATCGGAAATAGTATTTGAGATTACTGCATTACGAAATAAGAGATAAAAATGGTAGGTTAATGACTCAGGAATCAAGCAACTTCATGTTTATGCAAAGTGTAGACAACAGTTCTGCAGATTTTTCCtaacaaaagaaacaaaaaaagagtcCTAACTTCAAAATATTATACGAGAGACAGTTCTTCCAAACTATGCAGCTCAGAGTTCAGATAATATGTAACAGTGTGCTTGAACCAGTGCCGAAGGTgtcatataatattttattggtTAATCTTAAATTCTTGGTTCAGTGGGAGTTCTTAACGAAATTTGGTCTCATGATTCATCAGGTTCATGGCATTTCAAGACAAGTCCGAAAATACATGACAAAGATGGCACCAATTCTGTAATGCCTAATAATGCCCTGGAGATTATTATCATCATGAAATGGTCAAGAATGATGAAATACGAGGAAAGGGGAGTTCATTCATAAAGCACAAGATGAAAAATAATACCTTCGGCATTGTCTTCAGCGGGTCAGTCAGCTGTCTCAAGAGCAGAGTAAGGTAATCGAGCCTCAATGTCTCCCTGCAGTCCTCAAAAGAAAACATTCATGTGACGAAGGTTGAACATCATTCAACTATTCAAATTTACAACACTGATGAAAAAACATGCACGGATTTGTCTATGTTAACCACACCAAAGGTCCACGAACCAGTGGTTATTATTTCAGATCTCATGGTTTGGAATGGAAAATTGTAATCTTTTATCTTGAAGATCTTATCCAGGCAGGTTAAGCAAAGCAAGGCCTATTTAATTTGATCACTGTGATGGGCACTTGTTTACAAAGCAGTTATATCAGAAAAGAAACATGATACGTCCAGCAACTTATAATTGGCTGCTAGCTGAACAAAATTCCATGAAAGTTTCAGCGCCCATAAAATTTTCTAGCATAGCGAAGATAGAAGGTAGCATTAAGGCCCTTCTCCTATATCACACTGAGTGTTCGGTACCATTTTGGTTGTCATGGATTCCAAGTGCTAAGCAACTAGTCAAAAAGCTGTTGAAGAGCTGAAAAGGCTTGGATAGAGTTTATTATGCTCAAGAAAATGTAAGACACCATTCCGTACCATGTTCCTGCAGGGCCACAAGTACCAGCGTCAACATGGTTCCCTTTTTTTTGAGACCAAGTGTTAACATGGTTCCTGATGGTTTCAGAGCATATATGGCTTTTACTCTAACCTCGAAACTTAACTAAATAAAATCCAGCAGGAAACAATCCGGTTTTGGAGTAACACACCACCAAATTTACCAAGCTATTCTGTTCATCTTCACTCAAATCACTCAAAATGGCACTGTGAAACAATGTGTTCTATCCAAAGACTCAAATGAATGCTTTTGGACTGGCTAATAAACAGTTCAGCTCAGGTCAATTCAACCTGGTTAGCCAAACCAGTACCCCATAGATGGAATAGAAGTCATATTACGAAAATATATTTCCCTACGATAAAATAATATCCAGATCCTAAACTAGAAAAGATAGCTGGGGTTCgcccaaaaataaatatatgcaaTGAGGAAAAATCACCAAAGAAAGCTTAGTATATTGCTAATGTCAGGAATTGGCTAGGCATAAGCCACCAAAGAAGGCATAGGATAGATCTCAAGAATGTGTAAAAGAAACTACCTGTCTAAGTTTGCATGCTGGGAGGCAAGAATATGACTATGGACATCTTCCAGTAGCCTTTTGTTTTTGTTAGTGGTTGAGTACTTTCCCAACCATCCACCAAACCTATTAAAGTTTCGCTCACCCTGAAAAATTATTTGTTACCCAATTCAATTTAGCCCAATAAACAGAAGTAAACTAGACACTAAAAGAATCTATAGTTAAGGTTTGAACTTTACTGCTTCAAGGATTTCTCTGTTCCCATGCATCAAAGCAGCACTGGAAAATGTGAAAGAGGTTAGAAAACCAGGTCGGCAAATTCAAAGTAAATCAATAATTATACCACCATATATTAACCATATGCCTAATCAATACTTACGGTACTATAGATGATGCAAAACAAGCAGCTTGGGACAACTGCCACTGTCGATATCTTCTTATTTGTACATTAACAATATCACCGTCCGCTATAGACTCAGCGGCCCGGGCAAGAGCATTCATTCTTTTAACTCCACTTTCATCCTTCCCAATGGTGTTAGGCCGATAATTGATATAATTTTCCTATAATGGGGCACATTTTACATGTAAGTTTCACAGGCATTCTAATTTCCAAGACATTTAAGCGtgcaagagaagaaaaaaacgaGAATTTGTAGGATCCAGGAGCAGAATGCAATACtaaactgaaacaaatagaACTTAACAACATTGGACTAAAATCACAACAGTAAAGAtcgtagcaaaaaaaaaactatatgatACATGTTTACACAGTTCTAATACCCACTGATTCAGCAAACAGCTGGATTTCTCTTCGTATGATAGCTGAAAATGTATAGAAAATATGAATGCGAGCATCCCAGCTTTCAAGGAAAATGGCACTGCCATAGGCTTAGATATAATACTACATTTATTATGAATAATGCCTTATCATCTCAGTTCACAAAAAAAAAGCCTTATCATCAACAAACTTAGATTATTAACAATAAGTTATCTGATGCACAAAATTAACTAAAATACCATttcaacaaacaaacaaaaataagtAGCTGATAGAAATACAGGGACTGCTAGTAAGATGCTTGTCAAAATTGAACCAAGATAGGATACACATAAAATTAATCAAGCTGGGGACTTGACAACACAAATGAGGTTTCAGATTTAAAAAACTATGTTGCAAGCTGTGACATGTTATTATTAGCATAAGAATAGGTAGCTAGCATACGGTatatggaaaataaatttgtagtactcaaaaaaGGATCTCGGAACAGAGAATACATAAGGATTAACATTCATACAGAGAATTGGCATCAGTATTCCAAACCTGGATAATCAGGGGAACTAAATCAGGATCGCTCATGCCAAAATCAATTCTCTCATCCATCCGTAATCTCCCACCATTGAAACCAAACAGCCTAAAAGTTTGATTAATATCCGTGAACAATATCAGGACAGTAGTCAAAGAtgccaaaagaaaaaagaagcatAAGTCATTCAAAAACTCATGTAATTGTGACCCCACTGACATTAATTTGACAGCAGAGAGCATGTAGTTAAGTGGAAAAAAAGTTGATTGTGCTCAAATCCCAAGTCAAAGGTATAAAGAGTGAACTAGCAGTTTAAAGGAAGTAAAACAGTTCCAACTTCCACGTGAAATAAAAGCATTGTGGTTGTGAATTGCCCAGTCTAGTTGACAGTACTGCACGTACTTAAGAAACATGTACTTTTTTCAATCTAAAATCACTTAATCCTCTAGGGCAGATAACTAGTACAGACACAAACTTTTTCCTTTAAAAACCATCAAGTGAAGATTACTATGTGCCTTTCAAGTGATAATACAGTGGAGAAACCATGGAATTTGGTTGTAAAATCAACACAAATTTTAATATACTTACTTAGCTAAAACTCTCATCCTTCACATCTGAAACTAAATGACTTGCTTGCATATTAATGAATAAAAACACGGGGAGATCCAAGAAAAGtataacaagaaaaagaaagaaaataactccACAATGATATTTTGATATCGAAGAAACTACTAAAGAAGGTACAATACTTGTCAACAGCTGTAAAAGGAGAAATATCTTCATCTTTTGCACTGCTATTAAGTCGCTCTCTTATATCATCATATTTGACCACAGACTGAGAGAGGCTCATATACTGCAAATGGTTTAGTGCCATGCGAATATCCCCATGCACTCTTTCTGCAAGCTCTTCCATTGCATTCTAGCAGATAAGGAAACCACATATTATTATCATGGTAAGTCCACCAAACAGAGAACCACAAGTAGAAAACAATGCTAGAAACACAAGGAAGAGAAACTATAAGCGCCACTTTTCCTTTATTTAATTGTCTTTTTTTCTGCTTATTTCTTTTTCAAAGTTTTGATGAAAGTTTAGAAGCAAGGAACTGTAGAGGAGCATACCTCTTGAGCTTGAATACCTTCCTTTTTGGCAATTTCCATCAATCTCTTACCCATCTGTTGAGTAAAGAAGTTAGaaccaagaaaaaaagaacattcAAGTCACAAGTAGAAAATTGATAATTCTTCCCCTTCTTAGTAATGATGCATTTGTATATGTAGTGTAAGCAGATGAGAAAATTACAATAGCAAGATCGTACTAGTCAATGTGCAACTTCCGACAGATAATGGTCAGGTTTTCTATCAATTAGAGCAACTGTACACAAACAGCTATGTCAGTTTAGAAGTTTACAGTATCCACAATAAGTGGCATGATCAACCTAGTGGATAACCAGTCCTTGTTAGATTCAGAAAGACACCAACTACAGACTTGTTTCCTAGATAACATGAATAGCAGCACTGCAGCAGGCTAAAATACATTGCACATGCCTAGATATAACAAGAAATAATAAGGAATAGGGTGCTAGTTTTCAGTCATTCAAGGGAATATTAATACTCTGAAGGTTAGTAGACCGAATGTGGCAAGAGATAACCTGttgttttgttggttttctgAAGTTGAGCAGCAGGCAGTAATTCACAAGGCTCTTCAATTTCTGGCTGTAACGGTCATTACAGATGCATATTATAGGAATCTTGGATATCTTGATGCTAGCAATAAGATCAGCAACACCACCTCTATCTCCAGCAGACATACCATCAACTTCATCCATGATTAGTACAGCTTTAGGATGTTTTGACCTGTGGAATTGTTGCCCAATTAATatagaaaaaacaaaatacagAGTCCACAAAAAGTTCATGATCCATAATGTGGTACCAACCGATTGTCACTATAATTC from the Phragmites australis chromosome 19, lpPhrAust1.1, whole genome shotgun sequence genome contains:
- the LOC133900106 gene encoding replication factor C subunit 1-like; the encoded protein is MSSDIRKWFMKPHDKNAASAAAKPSGAGEKKKPVLSIPEKKPAPSSSVPDPSARRKTSNYFASKTEKDLDVEMANAVVGKSTERSTAKRKIQKSSNEVEEDSKPLPAKKISKDEEDDDDFVAPSKKKTPVKPPPSKKPKVESIIEASAKTIGVDDGEEDRMDEDAKTPSKAAGRGRGRGGRGAGAAPGGRGRGGGGRGFMNFGERKDPPHKGEKEVPEGAPDCLSGLTFVISGTLDSLEREEAADLIKRYGGRVTGSISKKTSYLLADEDIGGVKSNKAKELGVPILTEDGLFDMIRKSKPTKAPVNKHQSNNNSEKLQKSPSKSSPVKVEKRAEVSAVDNSTAPKSDVASASTDKQKSKNVDRGSMQWTEKYRPKVPNDIVGNQSMVKQLHDWLKSWDAQFLHSGQKGKGRKQADGGAKKAVLLSGPPGIGKTTTAKVVSQMLGLQAIEVNASDSRGKADSKIEKGVGGSTSNSIKELISNATLNYSDNRSKHPKAVLIMDEVDGMSAGDRGGVADLIASIKISKIPIICICNDRYSQKLKSLVNYCLLLNFRKPTKQQMGKRLMEIAKKEGIQAQENAMEELAERVHGDIRMALNHLQYMSLSQSVVKYDDIRERLNSSAKDEDISPFTAVDKLFGFNGGRLRMDERIDFGMSDPDLVPLIIQENYINYRPNTIGKDESGVKRMNALARAAESIADGDIVNVQIRRYRQWQLSQAACFASSIVPAALMHGNREILEAGERNFNRFGGWLGKYSTTNKNKRLLEDVHSHILASQHANLDRETLRLDYLTLLLRQLTDPLKTMPKDEAVQKVVEFMDTYSLSQEDFDTIVEVSKFKGHPNPMDGIQPAVKSALTKAYKQGSSSRVVRSADLINIPGIKKPLKKRVAAILEPVEESLPEENGLASPEADEEDLSDTENNDELLPGDLKPKLDLQSDKKKGIQVQLDLKSNGNGSGAKKAPVGRPRASGSGRKAAGGSGGKRNR